Proteins co-encoded in one Oncorhynchus kisutch isolate 150728-3 linkage group LG1, Okis_V2, whole genome shotgun sequence genomic window:
- the LOC109890896 gene encoding RNA-binding protein 12, which translates to MAVVIRMQGLPIVAGTMDIRHFFSGLTIPDGGVHIVGGEHGEAFIVFATDEDARLGMMRNGGAIKGSKVSLLLSSKTEMQNMIELSRRRFKTGNVEGAAGNGRRPGPPVNTCGRGSLPNTLQEFSNTTPATVTTAASAHETISNKNVSTFAPTGMGNMPPSFSNNFSSPNLTMGSSMRTAMSSRNSVPLPIHPLTTMPSLPPMPSIPPMPLTPPVSSVPPVPTVSPLTQGPPVLPMSLSHMGSMPPFNPGVPPPSGLAPNHMFVGHMNPLLNLQAHMKAAIGNSDELYVHLQGLPFSATEMDIGEFFCGLGVDSIRLVRDNIGRSSGRALAKFFSPQDTFEALKRSSGMLRQRYVDISPATESQWMSVSSGGNGVRGQAHSKSSNVPQDQHHRSNMNSASPSTRDHARSRSPHNKEFCVYLKGLPYEAVNKQICEFFKKLDIMEDRIYIAYGPTGRATGEGFVQLKNEMDYKVALSCHMQYMGSRFIQVHPISKKAMFEKIDSIRQRMQGVDKKNNSESGKSPRNCAHISNIPYNVSKKDVHLFLEGIAVFEESLKVLVDSSGNGLGQAVVQFRVEEDALNAERLHRQKLNGRDAFVHLVTFEQMKEIERNPPPQVKRGQKFEGNSQGQAHGHAQAQNPIQAQAHPFASITGEEFNFLRNTVGNLGNGPFAQFTVPGNGIVGPPPLTPFAASLENVAHSIPPPMVAGHLPGAVLASPSFRPGSNNGPPGFGPEGMRDRPPFDNGSRKSGGHNNRGSGQGRLEVRPQSALGRGPGSDPLREQSHGGPGNPRGPTIVKIQNMPFTVTVDEILDFFYGYQVLPGSVCQQFSEKGLPTGEAMVAFESHEEASSAVMDLNDRPIGARKVKITLG; encoded by the coding sequence ATGGCTGTGGTCATCCGCATGCAGGGTCTCCCGATAGTGGCGGGGACCATGGACATACGCCATTTCTTCTCTGGATTGACCATCCCAGATGGTGGGGTGCATATTGTAGGGGGTGAACATGGTGAGGCTTTTATTGTTTTCGCCACAGATGAAGATGCCAGGCTTGGCATGATGCGTAACGGGGGAGCAATCAAAGGTTCAAAAGTGTCACTTTTGCTGAGCAGCAAGACCGAGATGCAGAATATGATTGAGCTTAGCCGCAGGCGTTTTAAAACGGGCAATGTAGAGGGAGCAGCAGGAAATGGTAGAAGGCCAGGTCCCCCCGTCAACACATGTGGGAGGGGCAGTCTACCCAACACTTTACAAGAGTTCAGCAATACCACACCAGCCACCGTCACCACAGCTGCCTCTGCACATGAAACCATAAGCAACAAAAATGTGTCCACGTTTGCCCccactggcatgggaaacatgccCCCCAGTTTCAGCAACAACTTCAGCAGCCCAAATCTCACCATGGGATCCAGTATGAGAACAGCCATGTCCTCCCGCAACTCTGTACCACTACCTATTCACCCTTTGACAACCATGCCATCCTTGCCACCCATGCCTTCCATACCCCCCATGCCACTTACACCACCAGTGTCCTCTGTGCCTCCTGTTCCCACTGTGTCACCTTTAACCCAAGGCCCCCCTGTCCTTCCCATGAGTCTGTCCCACATGGGCTCAATGCCACCATTCAACCCAGGTGTCCCACCCCCTAGTGGACTGGCCCCAAATCACATGTTTGTTGGCCATATGAACCCTCTGTTAAATCTCCAGGCACACATGAAGGCAGCAATAGGTAATTCCGACGAGTTATATGTCCACCTTCAAGGCCTGCCCTTCTCAGCTACTGAAATGGATATTGGGGAGTTTTTCTGTGGGTTAGGGGTGGACTCCATCCGACTGGTCAGGGACAACATTGGCCGGAGTAGCGGCAGGGCCCTGGCAAAGTTCTTTTCCCCTCAGGACACTTTTGAGGCGCTCAAAAGAAGCAGCGGAATGTTAAGGCAGAGGTACGTGGACATCTCTCCGGCCACAGAGAGCCAGTGGATGAGTGTCAGCAGTGGTGGCAACGGGGTTAGAGGGCAAGCCCACTCAAAATCCAGTAATGTGCCCCAAGACCAGCACCACCGCAGCAACATGAATTCAGCATCTCCTTCAACCAGAGATCATGCAAGGTCTCGCTCCCCTCACAACAAGGAGTTCTGTGTCTACCTAAAAGGCCTGCCCTACGAAGCAGTAAATAAACAGATCTGTGAGTTCTTCAAAAAGCTGGACATTATGGAAGACCGCATTTACATTGCTTATGGACCCACTGGCCGAGCTACAGGTGAGGGCTTTGTCCAGTTGAAAAATGAAATGGATTACAAGGTTGCCCTCAGCTGTCACATGCAGTATATGGGAAGCCGATTCATACAAGTTCACCCCATCAGTAAGAAAGCTATGTTTGAAAAGATTGATTCCATTCGTCAAAGGATGCAGGGTGTTGATAAGAAAAACAACTCTGAGTCCGGCAAGAGCCCTAGAAACTGTGCACACATCTCAAATATTCCATATAATGTGTCAAAGAAAGATGTCCATCTGTTTCTGGAAGGCATTGCAGTATTTGAAGAAAGTCTGAAAGTTCTGGTTGACAGCAGTGGTAATGGTCTAGGTCAGGCTGTTGTGCAGTTCAGGGTAGAGGAGGATGCGCTAAATGCTGAGAGACTACACAGGCAGAAGTTAAATGGCAGAGATGCCTTTGTGCATTTGGTCACCTTTGAGCAGATGAAGGAAATTGAGAGAAACCCACCACCACAGGTTAAGAGAGGCCAGAAATTTGAAGGGAACTCTCAAGGCCAGGCACACGGCCATGCTCAGGCACAGAATCCTATTCAAGCCCAAGCTCACCCCTTTGCCAGTATAACAGGAGAAGAGTTCAACTTCCTCAGAAACACTGTTGGCAATTTAGGCAATGGTCCTTTTGCTCAATTTACTGTCCCAGGTAATGGAATAGTGGgccctcctcctctaaccccaTTTGCAGCAAGTCTAGAGAATGTAGCCCATAGCATTCCCCCACCCATGGTTGCTGGTCACTTGCCTGGAGCAGTTCTGGCATCCCCAAGCTTCCGACCAGGTAGCAACAATGGCCCACCTGGCTTTGGACCAGAGGGCATGAGGGACAGGCCACCTTTTGACAACGGCTCTAGAAAGAGCGGAGGCCATAACAACCGAGGAAGTGGCCAAGGGCGTTTAGAAGTGCGCCCTCAGTCTGCCTTGGGCCGTGGCCCTGGCTCTGACCCTCTGAGAGAGCAGTCACACGGAGGCCCTGGTAACCCTCGTGGACCAACCATTGTAAAGATCCAAAACATGCCTTTCACCGTAACAGTCGATGAGATCCTAGATTTCTTTTATGGGTATCAAGTGCTGCCTGGTTCAGTCTGTCAACAGTTCAGTGAAAAAGGCCTGCCCACTGGTGAGGCAATGGTTGCCTTTGAGTCACACGAGGAGGCATCATCTGCTGTCATGGATTTAAATGATAGGCCTATTGGGGCTAGGAAAGTGAAGATAACCCTAGGATAA